From the genome of Psychroserpens ponticola, one region includes:
- a CDS encoding ubiquinone biosynthesis protein COQ4: MKRIRKQCIEWLFEHSQNVYTKLFKHHKAWGISREQLLSFPTHTFGRHLGEFLDENGFELIPKVERHDAYHTLTGYGTKVEDEIALQCLCYGNGKRSLYLYGAVFLGIAILPDYYNYYYKSYAIGKQANPFHHYDYKQILNVNINDLRHAIFTKEHLNVLTLNS, from the coding sequence ATGAAACGAATTAGAAAACAATGTATTGAATGGCTATTTGAACATTCTCAAAATGTGTATACCAAACTATTTAAGCATCACAAAGCCTGGGGAATTTCGCGTGAACAACTACTCTCTTTCCCAACTCACACTTTTGGCAGGCATTTGGGTGAATTTCTAGATGAAAATGGTTTTGAACTCATTCCTAAAGTTGAACGTCACGATGCTTACCATACTTTAACTGGATATGGTACAAAGGTAGAAGATGAAATAGCACTTCAATGCCTTTGCTATGGCAATGGAAAACGCAGTTTGTATCTCTATGGCGCTGTCTTTTTAGGGATTGCTATTTTACCTGATTATTACAATTACTATTACAAATCATATGCCATAGGAAAACAGGCAAACCCTTTTCATCATTATGATTACAAACAAATACTAAATGTAAATATAAACGACTTAAGACATGCTATTTTCACTAAAGAACACCTTAACGTATTAACCTTAAACTCATGA
- a CDS encoding SanA/YdcF family protein — translation MKKLKIFILLFICILIGISFTNFMVSFQARNLIYNTTESIPKNKVGLILGAGKYTANGHINSYYKHRLDAAVKLYKAGKIEFILISGDNGRKTYDEPTTFKTDLIAKGIPENKIFLDYAGFRTLDSIVRAKEIFGQDAITIISQQFHNERAIYIAKNFDINAVGFNAKDSYNHHRSKTRFREYFARAKASIDILFNVEPKFLGKKIEIK, via the coding sequence ATGAAAAAGCTTAAAATCTTTATACTTCTTTTTATTTGTATTCTAATCGGAATCAGTTTCACCAATTTCATGGTGAGTTTTCAAGCAAGAAACCTCATTTATAATACTACAGAAAGCATTCCAAAAAATAAAGTCGGACTTATTTTAGGGGCTGGAAAATATACAGCAAATGGACATATTAATTCTTATTATAAGCACAGACTTGATGCTGCCGTAAAACTTTATAAAGCAGGTAAAATTGAATTCATTTTAATTAGTGGTGATAATGGAAGAAAAACCTATGACGAACCTACAACATTTAAAACCGACTTAATTGCTAAAGGCATTCCAGAGAACAAGATATTTTTAGATTATGCTGGTTTTAGAACTTTAGATTCAATTGTACGTGCTAAAGAAATTTTCGGGCAAGATGCCATCACAATTATATCACAACAATTTCATAATGAACGTGCGATTTACATTGCCAAGAATTTTGATATTAATGCCGTTGGTTTTAATGCCAAAGACAGTTACAATCACCATCGTTCGAAAACAAGATTTAGAGAATATTTTGCTCGAGCAAAAGCCTCTATAGATATATTATTTAATGTAGAACCAAAATTTTTAGGCAAAAAAATAGAAATAAAATGA
- a CDS encoding ribosomal maturation YjgA family protein yields MLLAIEICIATFLTEGFIRHTFGDFLAVILLYCGIRTFIKVNPFYLAIGVLFFAFVIEFGQLYNLLDYLHLRQHKLATIILGSTFHFTDLIAYTLGTISILIIDLKTTLWNS; encoded by the coding sequence ATGTTACTTGCTATAGAAATTTGTATCGCAACATTTTTAACTGAAGGTTTTATAAGACATACTTTCGGAGATTTTTTGGCAGTCATTTTATTGTATTGTGGCATTAGAACCTTTATTAAAGTCAATCCATTCTACTTAGCAATTGGAGTATTATTTTTTGCTTTTGTAATTGAGTTTGGACAATTATATAACCTCCTAGATTATTTACATCTCAGGCAACATAAACTAGCGACGATTATACTCGGAAGCACCTTTCACTTCACAGATCTTATTGCCTATACATTAGGCACAATTAGCATTTTAATTATTGATTTAAAAACCACATTATGGAACTCTTAA
- a CDS encoding DUF1801 domain-containing protein: MKPAEAYILKQPEPFKSILMHLQILIEHTFPDAELKYKWRIPCYYFESRPICYLNQSKDYVDVGFWHSAHLTKYTEHMVSENRKVVKSLRYKSLEDINDELFILILKEVEKHKNKSFLK, translated from the coding sequence GTGAAACCAGCTGAAGCCTACATATTAAAACAGCCAGAACCATTCAAGTCTATATTAATGCACTTGCAAATTCTTATTGAACACACCTTTCCCGATGCCGAATTAAAATACAAATGGCGAATTCCGTGTTATTATTTCGAGTCTCGACCAATATGTTATCTTAATCAAAGTAAAGATTATGTCGATGTTGGTTTTTGGCATTCAGCGCATCTAACAAAGTATACTGAGCATATGGTTTCAGAAAACAGAAAGGTTGTAAAATCGTTGCGTTATAAAAGCTTAGAAGATATCAATGACGAATTATTTATTCTCATACTGAAAGAAGTTGAGAAGCATAAAAACAAGTCGTTTTTGAAATAA
- a CDS encoding DUF1361 domain-containing protein, producing the protein MELLKTLILNRFKILSILTISMAFSIIILMIRIKFHHSFYLLFLVWNLFLAIIPFAITTTLISKSKLHKIKFTISFGVWLLFLPNAPYIITDLLHINNSPQHLLWLDVLVIISFAFNGLILFMLSLSDMEKLLKLHIKPKFVFPMMLLIFGLTAFGIYLGRFLRYNSWEILNNPLSLFSDIFQLIFEPHFEAWVFTLTFASFLAMTYYMLKAFSNSKI; encoded by the coding sequence ATGGAACTCTTAAAAACACTTATTCTCAACCGATTTAAAATACTATCTATATTAACTATTTCAATGGCATTTAGTATTATTATTTTGATGATTAGAATAAAATTTCATCACTCTTTTTATTTGCTGTTTTTAGTATGGAATTTATTTCTAGCAATCATTCCATTTGCAATTACAACCACTTTAATAAGTAAATCTAAACTACACAAAATCAAGTTTACTATTTCTTTTGGCGTTTGGTTACTTTTCCTGCCAAACGCACCATATATCATCACAGATTTATTACATATAAATAATTCTCCACAACATTTATTGTGGTTAGATGTTTTAGTAATTATATCCTTTGCTTTTAACGGATTGATATTATTTATGCTTTCACTTTCAGATATGGAAAAACTATTGAAATTGCATATAAAACCTAAATTTGTATTCCCAATGATGCTATTAATATTTGGTTTGACTGCCTTCGGAATTTATCTCGGACGATTTTTACGTTATAACTCTTGGGAAATTTTGAATAATCCGTTAAGTCTTTTTTCAGATATATTTCAACTCATATTTGAACCTCATTTTGAAGCATGGGTATTCACTTTAACATTTGCCTCGTTTTTAGCAATGACATATTATATGCTGAAAGCATTTTCTAACTCTAAAATTTAA
- a CDS encoding winged helix-turn-helix domain-containing protein produces the protein MSIINNINKVFDHRIRLGIMSVLMVNEYADFNTLKELLGATDGNLASHTKALEKAEYIAVEKQFIGRKPNTRYSTTKLGKAEFKKHIEALEKLINKQ, from the coding sequence TTGAGCATCATTAACAACATAAACAAAGTCTTTGATCATAGAATCCGATTAGGAATTATGTCTGTGCTCATGGTTAATGAATATGCCGATTTTAATACACTAAAAGAATTGTTAGGCGCCACAGATGGTAACTTAGCCAGTCATACAAAAGCGCTAGAAAAAGCGGAATACATTGCTGTTGAAAAACAATTTATTGGAAGAAAACCAAACACACGCTACTCAACAACAAAGTTGGGTAAAGCAGAATTTAAAAAACATATTGAAGCCTTAGAAAAATTAATTAATAAACAATAA
- a CDS encoding DUF4153 domain-containing protein gives MKQTLIIIASILSSFLFFEQSIGINLLIFSIITIIVLAFNNLKQFKDTKILLYCLVYVTTSVFVFIQDSSLSIFANCVAFFTLIGKISQSKTSIYINWLNGVFTSITGLFFRRVNAKKNIENTSPKKEVDFLHIAKLIGIPTLFIIVFVLLYKNGNPMFNDLVEQINFNFINFQWLLFTVLGYYLISNIVNPIQVEPATSNDLNTKNNLYKSKTFSIEKLKKEKQLGTTLLGLLNLLIILFIVTDIASLMSVETIKASDMSTQVHNGINTLIASIIIAIVIILHFFRGDLNFYSENKTLKNLTYLWILLNVVLIALIAIKNQTYITSFGLTYKRIGVHIYIFLTLVGLITTFIKVMTIKNMVFLFRLNTQIVFAILILFSAINWDTTITKYNLDNANSYDLQYLINLSDANAILLKHHSLEVELDAKFNRKIDWKYNNYLKHIKRKDWQEKSLKDYSITEVEQNL, from the coding sequence ATGAAACAAACCTTAATCATTATCGCGTCCATTTTATCTAGTTTTCTCTTTTTTGAACAATCCATAGGTATTAATCTTTTGATATTCTCAATCATCACTATTATAGTATTGGCTTTTAATAATCTAAAACAATTTAAGGATACTAAGATTCTCTTATATTGCCTTGTTTACGTCACTACTTCTGTTTTTGTATTCATTCAAGATTCAAGTTTGTCAATCTTTGCTAATTGTGTGGCCTTTTTTACTCTTATTGGTAAAATTTCACAAAGCAAAACATCAATATACATCAACTGGCTTAATGGTGTATTTACGTCTATTACAGGACTATTTTTCAGAAGAGTAAATGCTAAAAAAAATATTGAAAACACAAGCCCGAAAAAAGAGGTTGATTTTCTTCATATTGCAAAACTTATCGGCATTCCTACTCTATTTATTATCGTTTTTGTTTTACTCTATAAAAATGGTAATCCAATGTTTAATGATTTGGTTGAACAAATCAATTTTAACTTCATCAACTTTCAATGGCTATTATTTACAGTCTTAGGTTACTACTTGATAAGTAATATTGTCAATCCAATTCAAGTTGAACCTGCAACTTCAAATGACCTAAACACAAAAAACAACCTTTATAAAAGTAAAACATTTTCAATAGAAAAATTGAAAAAGGAGAAGCAATTGGGCACGACATTACTAGGACTTTTAAATCTTTTAATTATTCTGTTTATTGTTACAGACATTGCTTCATTAATGTCTGTTGAAACGATTAAAGCTTCTGATATGTCAACTCAAGTTCATAATGGCATTAATACACTCATTGCTTCAATTATCATAGCCATAGTAATCATTCTTCACTTTTTTAGAGGTGACCTCAATTTTTATTCTGAAAACAAAACGCTTAAAAACCTAACTTATTTATGGATTCTTCTAAACGTGGTTTTAATTGCATTAATAGCGATTAAAAACCAAACTTATATTACATCGTTTGGACTTACTTACAAACGCATAGGTGTTCATATTTACATTTTTCTAACGCTTGTTGGGCTCATTACGACCTTCATTAAGGTGATGACCATAAAAAATATGGTATTTCTTTTTAGATTAAACACACAAATTGTATTTGCTATTTTGATTTTATTTAGTGCAATAAATTGGGATACAACCATAACAAAATACAATTTAGATAATGCCAATTCATATGACCTTCAATATTTAATAAACTTGTCCGATGCCAATGCTATTCTGCTCAAACATCACAGTTTGGAGGTAGAATTAGACGCAAAATTCAACAGGAAAATAGACTGGAAATACAACAACTATTTAAAACACATTAAACGCAAAGATTGGCAAGAAAAATCACTTAAAGATTACAGTATAACTGAAGTGGAACAAAATTTATAG
- the kdsA gene encoding 3-deoxy-8-phosphooctulonate synthase: MNLQDVPKLKHTDSNNFFLLCGPCAIESEDMALRIAEKVLGITDHLKIPYVFKGSFKKANRSRIDSFTGIGNEKALKILKKVSETFDVPTVTDIHEVSDAALAAQYVDVLQIPAFLVRQTDLVVAAAKTGKVVNLKKGQFMSPEAMKHAVQKVKDSGNDKAWITDRGTMFGYQDMIVDFRGIPTMRQYAPTVLDVTHSLQQPNQSIGVTGGRPEMIETIARAGIVNNVDGLFIETHFDPENAKSDGANMLHLDNLEHLLSNLVAIRKTVNSL; this comes from the coding sequence ATGAATCTTCAAGACGTTCCGAAACTAAAACATACCGATTCAAATAACTTCTTTTTACTTTGTGGTCCTTGCGCTATTGAAAGTGAAGATATGGCATTAAGAATTGCTGAAAAAGTCTTAGGCATTACAGATCATTTAAAAATTCCTTATGTTTTTAAAGGAAGTTTTAAAAAAGCAAATCGTAGTCGTATTGATAGTTTTACAGGAATTGGAAATGAAAAAGCATTAAAGATTCTCAAAAAAGTATCTGAAACATTTGATGTTCCAACAGTTACAGATATTCATGAAGTTTCTGATGCTGCATTAGCTGCACAATATGTTGATGTTTTACAAATACCAGCATTTCTAGTTCGTCAAACCGATTTAGTGGTAGCTGCAGCTAAAACAGGTAAAGTTGTCAACTTGAAGAAAGGTCAATTTATGAGCCCTGAAGCTATGAAACATGCGGTTCAAAAAGTAAAAGACTCTGGTAACGATAAGGCTTGGATTACAGATCGAGGCACGATGTTTGGCTATCAAGACATGATTGTCGATTTTAGAGGAATTCCAACCATGAGACAATATGCACCAACTGTTTTAGATGTGACACATTCTCTACAACAACCTAATCAAAGTATTGGTGTTACAGGAGGACGTCCAGAAATGATTGAAACAATTGCAAGAGCTGGAATTGTAAACAACGTAGACGGATTATTTATTGAAACACATTTTGATCCTGAAAATGCAAAAAGTGATGGTGCAAATATGTTGCATTTAGATAATTTAGAACACCTCTTAAGCAATTTAGTTGCCATTAGAAAAACAGTAAACAGCTTATAA
- a CDS encoding GNAT family N-acetyltransferase has product MIKDIDFREATQEDLPEITAIYRDTIRAVNSKDYSEEQIEAWSSGADDTKKWQDRIKKFYFLVAEVDNQIVGFSYLKQGYYLENIFVHKDFQRQTIASKLLRIMESQVSINGNDTIKSDISISALDFFDSHFYDVEKKLKKSFKGKVFDILIVTKDL; this is encoded by the coding sequence ATGATAAAAGATATTGATTTTAGAGAAGCTACTCAAGAAGATTTACCAGAAATCACAGCCATTTATAGAGACACAATTAGAGCGGTTAATTCTAAAGATTATTCTGAAGAACAAATTGAAGCTTGGTCTTCTGGTGCTGATGACACAAAAAAGTGGCAAGATCGTATTAAAAAATTCTATTTTTTAGTTGCCGAAGTTGATAATCAAATCGTAGGATTTTCTTACTTAAAACAAGGTTACTATCTCGAAAATATATTTGTGCATAAGGATTTTCAGCGTCAAACCATTGCATCTAAACTGTTACGTATTATGGAATCTCAAGTATCTATAAATGGTAATGATACTATTAAATCTGATATCAGCATCTCAGCTCTAGACTTTTTTGATTCTCACTTTTATGACGTTGAAAAGAAGCTTAAAAAGTCTTTCAAAGGAAAAGTGTTTGATATTTTAATCGTGACGAAAGACCTCTAA